TACAACAAAATTCTATTGCAAATACTATTTGTATGTTTGCATTAATTTTTATTATATTTTATTTTTTTATGATACGTCCTCAAATACGAAAACAAAAAATTGAAAAAAAATTTCAAGATAATTTAAAAAGAGGAAATTATATAGTAACAAATTCTGGAATACATGGAAAAATTATAGATATTACAGAAAATTTTTGTATACTAGAAACTATTATAGGAAAAATAAAATTGGAAAAAAATACTATTTCCAAAGATTTAACAGAATTACGTTATAAGGAAAAGGAATTATTAAAAATAAAAAATAATAAAAAATGAAATTTTTATTAATAGGAATAACTGGAAAAATGGGTTCTGGAAAAAGTTTATTGTCTTCTTTTTTTAAAAAAAAAGGAATTCCTATTTATTCTTCGGATAAAAGAGGAAAGATATTAATGAATAAAATAAAAATTGTAAAAAAAAATATTATTAAACATTTTGGAAATAATTCTTATAAAAAAGAAAAAATTAATAAAGATTATTTATCAGAAATTGTTTTTAAAAATCCTAATGCATTAAAATTATTATGTTCTATTATACATCCATGGATTTCTATTGATTTTAAAAATTGGATTTTTTCTTTACAAAAGAAAACTTTTTATGTTATAAAAGAATCTGCACTTTTATTTGAAAGTGGAAGTTATAAAGAATGTAATTGTATTATTACAATCACTTCACCGAAAAAAAAAATGATTGAAAGAATTATAAAAAGAGATAATTTAAATGAAAATCAAATTATAAATCGTTTAAATAATCAAATATCTAATAAAAAAAGAAAAAAAAAATCTCATTTTATTATTCATAATTATTCATCTATAACTTTTTTACAAAAAAAAGCAGATAAAATGCATAAATTATTTAATAAATACATAAAATAATATGGGAAAAGGAGATAAAAAAACTAAAAGAGGAAAAATTAAAAATAAAACTTATGGAAATCTTCGGCCAAATCCAAAAAATATAAGAAAAAAGAAAAAAAAGAATTAAAATTTCTTATTTATCATCTTTTTTATTTATACCTGTGAAAAAAAAAGATAGAAAATATATTAGTTGAGCTAAACTTCCTAAAGCAGAAATAACATAAGTCATTGCTGCCCAATTTAAAGATTCTTTTGCTTTATTATATTCTTGATAATTTACTATATTTTTCTTTTTTATCCATTTTAAAGCTCTATTACTTGCATCAAATTCTATTGGTAAAGTTAGAAAATAAAAAAAAACAATTAAAAAAAATAATGCTATTCCTAATTGCAGGATTAAAGAATCTTTTCCACCGGAATTATAAAAAATAGTTAATCCAGCCATTATAGTTATATTAGTAAATTTTGAACTAAAATTTAAAATAAATATTAAACGATTTCGTATTTTTAATAAATTATAACCTACTTTATGTTGTAAAGCATGACCACATTCATGAGCAGCAACTGCAATAGAAGCAGCATTTCTTCCATTATAAACTATTTGACTTAAATTTATTGTTTTATTCATAGGATTATAATGATCTGTTAAATTTCCTTCTTCTTCAATTAAAAGAACATCTACATCAGTAATTCCATTATCTTCTAACATTTTTTCTGCTATTTCTTTTCCACTCATATAAGAATGTAAATGAAATTTAGAAAATTCTTGAAATTTTCTTTTTAAAATTAAATTAACAATAAAACTTACTAAAAAAGTAATACCTATAATTAAATAGTAACTCATAAAAATCTATTTTTAAACAAAATTATTAATTTATCAATTAAAATGAAAATATATATAAATTAGCTATTTATGTGTCAAATTTTTGACTATGAATATTCCAACAATAAATAATCTAAAAAGGGTAGTTATTATTGGTGCTGGATTTGCTGGATTGCAAGTAGCAAAAAAATTAAGAAGAGATAAATATCAGGTTGTTCTCATCGATAAAAATAATTACCATACTTTTCAACCATTATTATATCAAGTTGCTACAGCTGGATTAGAACCAGATTCTATAGCACATTCTATTAGAAATATTATTAAAAAAACAAAAAATTTTTTTTTCAGATTGGCTTATGTACATTATATTAATACAAAAAAACAAAAAATATATACTAATATAGGTGATTTATATTATGATTATTTAATTATATCTACAGGATCTGTTACTAATTATTTTGGTAATAAAAATATTGAATATTTTTCATTACCAATGAAATCTATTACAGAAGCTTTAAATCTTCGAAGTCTTATTTTACAAAACTTTGAATCAGCTTTATTAACAAATAATATAAAAGAAAAAAAAAGTATTATGACTTTTGTTATTGTAGGAGGAGGACCAACTGGAGTAGAACTTGCTGGAGCTTTAGCAGAAATGAAAAAATATATTCTTCCATATGATTATCCTAATTTAGATGATAAATATATGAATATTCATTTATTACAAGCTACTTCAAGATTATTAGATGGTATGTCTGAAAAATCCGCAAAACAAGCTTATAAAAATTTAAAAGAATTAGGAGTTATTATATGGTTAAACTGTTTAGTACAAGACTATGATGGAAAAATAGTTTTTATGGAAAAAAATCAAAAAATAGAATCTTCTAATGTTATATGGGCTGCAGGTGTCAAAGGATCTATTATAAAAGGATTTTTAAAAGAAGACATAATGGGAAATAGAATTTTAGTAGATAATTATCTTAAAACTATAAAATATAAAAATATTTTTGCTATTGGTGATGTTGCTTATATAAAATCTTATCAAAACGGTCATCCTATGATGGCTCAACCTGCCATTCAACAAGGTAATTATTTAGCTCAAAATTTTAATCATTTTTTTAATAATAAAAAAAATATTAAACCTTTTATATATAAAAATATAGGTTCTATGGCTACTATTGGTAGAAATAAAGCAGTATGTGATTTTCCTTATTTTAAATTAAAAGGTTTTTTAGCATGGATTGTGTGGATGTTTATTCATTTAGTTAGTTTAGTTGGTTTTAGAAATAAAGTAATAGCTTTAACTAATTGGATTATTCAATATTTTCATTATCATAATAGTGTACGTTTAATTATAAGACCATTTTATAGAAAAAAAAATCATTTAAAAAAAAATTGAGAAAGAATATTTTTTACTTTATTTTCTGTTTCGATATATTCTTTATCTATATTGCTATTTAAAGTAATTCCACTTCCAGCATATAAAGTAATTTCTTTTTTTTCTTTTTGAATATTTGCACATCTTAAATGAATATATAATTCCATATTATTATTATTTATAATACCAATATATCCTGTATAAAAACCTCTTTTATATCCTTCATATTTTTGAATAAAATTTAAAGATTCTTTTTTAGGAAATCCACAAATAGAAGGAGTAGGATGTAAACGATTTATTATTTCATAATAATCAGGATCTTCTAAAAATGAAAAAAAAATTGAAGTTTTTAAATGTTTTAAATCTCCCATTTTTATAATTTTAGTTTTTTTTAAAAAAATAGATCCTTTGTAATATTTTAATAAATGAACAATATATTTTATTACAATTTTATGTTCTTCTATTTCCTTTTTTGTCCATTTATTTTTATTCCAAATAGTTCCTGCTAAAGCAACAGTTTCCAATTTTTTTTGATAAGATTTTATTAATAATTCTGGAGAACATCCTATCCAAAATCCATGATTAACATCATACCATAAACTTATAAAAGCATTTGGATAAGAAAAAATTAATTTTTGGAAAGTTTTTTTTAAATAAAAATTATGAAAATGAATTTTTATAGATCTAGAAACAACAACTTTTTTAAGTTGTCCTTTTTGTATTTTTTCTATAGCTTTTTTAATTAAATTTTTATATTCTATAGAATATGTTAAAAAAGAATAATTACTTTCATAATTTTTTTTTATAAAAAATTTTAATATATCTACATAATAAATTTTTTTAGGAACTATTTTTATATTTTTATAATCACAATCAAAATTTTTTATTAAAAAAAAATTATTTTTTTTAGAATTAGAATGAGAATAAAAATAAATTTTATTATTGTGAGGTTTTTTAAAAATAACAAATTTGTTTTTATCCCAATAATTTTTTATAATTTTTTTATATAAAGAAAAAATACTTATTTTTTTTGACATTTTTATTTTTTTTGAATTATAATATTAGTCATTTTACAAAAACTAATAATAGTATTTTTTTCATTATAAATATTGGTTTGAATAATATGTAAAATTTTTCCTTTATGAATAATTTTAGATTTAGCAAATAAAATTCCTTTTTTAATAGATCGAATATGATTTGCAGAAATCTCAATATTAAAAACTTCTTTATTTTTATTTTCTTTTAAATTTAAAAAAGACAAAGAACTACCAACACTTTCAGCTAAAACTATCGTTGCTCCTCCATGTAAATAACCAAAAGGTTGAAGAATTTTATGACTTATTTTCATTTTTGCTATTAAAAAATCTAATTTTAGAGATAATTCAATAAATTGAATACATAATGTATTCATTAATGTATTTTTTTTTAAATGATTTAATTTATTTAATAATTCGTTAATTTTTTTTTTCATTCTCCAATTAAATATAATCTTTTGGTATAATTTTTTATAAAATATGAAGGTATGAAAGATAAAAAAAATAAAATAATAGATGATAATTTTATTCCTTTAATAGGAAAAAAAAATAAAATTATTGGATTTGAAAAAAAAGAAAAAATTCATTTAGAAGGGTTATTCCATAGTGCTGTTTCTGTCTTTATTTTTAATTTTAAAAATGATTTAATGTTACAAAAAAGATCTTCAATAAAATATCATTCTTCCTTACTATGGACTAATACATGTTGTAGTCATCCTAGAAAAAATGAATCAATTTTAAAAGCAGCACACCGTTGTTTAATAGA
The sequence above is a segment of the Blattabacterium cuenoti genome. Coding sequences within it:
- the yajC gene encoding preprotein translocase subunit YajC, whose translation is MFFLLQQNSIANTICMFALIFIIFYFFMIRPQIRKQKIEKKFQDNLKRGNYIVTNSGIHGKIIDITENFCILETIIGKIKLEKNTISKDLTELRYKEKELLKIKNNKK
- a CDS encoding hotdog fold thioesterase — translated: MKKKINELLNKLNHLKKNTLMNTLCIQFIELSLKLDFLIAKMKISHKILQPFGYLHGGATIVLAESVGSSLSFLNLKENKNKEVFNIEISANHIRSIKKGILFAKSKIIHKGKILHIIQTNIYNEKNTIISFCKMTNIIIQKK
- a CDS encoding isopentenyl-diphosphate Delta-isomerase, which codes for MKDKKNKIIDDNFIPLIGKKNKIIGFEKKEKIHLEGLFHSAVSVFIFNFKNDLMLQKRSSIKYHSSLLWTNTCCSHPRKNESILKAAHRCLIEEMGFDCFLTHKFCFTYYELLNNGLIENELDHVFVGYYEKSPIINHKEVENWKWIPLNKLIKNIHLYPESYTIWFKIILKNYINQLN
- a CDS encoding chorismate-binding protein, which produces MSKKISIFSLYKKIIKNYWDKNKFVIFKKPHNNKIYFYSHSNSKKNNFFLIKNFDCDYKNIKIVPKKIYYVDILKFFIKKNYESNYSFLTYSIEYKNLIKKAIEKIQKGQLKKVVVSRSIKIHFHNFYLKKTFQKLIFSYPNAFISLWYDVNHGFWIGCSPELLIKSYQKKLETVALAGTIWNKNKWTKKEIEEHKIVIKYIVHLLKYYKGSIFLKKTKIIKMGDLKHLKTSIFFSFLEDPDYYEIINRLHPTPSICGFPKKESLNFIQKYEGYKRGFYTGYIGIINNNNMELYIHLRCANIQKEKKEITLYAGSGITLNSNIDKEYIETENKVKNILSQFFFK
- a CDS encoding NAD(P)/FAD-dependent oxidoreductase, translated to MNIPTINNLKRVVIIGAGFAGLQVAKKLRRDKYQVVLIDKNNYHTFQPLLYQVATAGLEPDSIAHSIRNIIKKTKNFFFRLAYVHYINTKKQKIYTNIGDLYYDYLIISTGSVTNYFGNKNIEYFSLPMKSITEALNLRSLILQNFESALLTNNIKEKKSIMTFVIVGGGPTGVELAGALAEMKKYILPYDYPNLDDKYMNIHLLQATSRLLDGMSEKSAKQAYKNLKELGVIIWLNCLVQDYDGKIVFMEKNQKIESSNVIWAAGVKGSIIKGFLKEDIMGNRILVDNYLKTIKYKNIFAIGDVAYIKSYQNGHPMMAQPAIQQGNYLAQNFNHFFNNKKNIKPFIYKNIGSMATIGRNKAVCDFPYFKLKGFLAWIVWMFIHLVSLVGFRNKVIALTNWIIQYFHYHNSVRLIIRPFYRKKNHLKKN
- the coaE gene encoding dephospho-CoA kinase (Dephospho-CoA kinase (CoaE) performs the final step in coenzyme A biosynthesis.), with amino-acid sequence MKFLLIGITGKMGSGKSLLSSFFKKKGIPIYSSDKRGKILMNKIKIVKKNIIKHFGNNSYKKEKINKDYLSEIVFKNPNALKLLCSIIHPWISIDFKNWIFSLQKKTFYVIKESALLFESGSYKECNCIITITSPKKKMIERIIKRDNLNENQIINRLNNQISNKKRKKKSHFIIHNYSSITFLQKKADKMHKLFNKYIK
- a CDS encoding zinc metallopeptidase translates to MSYYLIIGITFLVSFIVNLILKRKFQEFSKFHLHSYMSGKEIAEKMLEDNGITDVDVLLIEEEGNLTDHYNPMNKTINLSQIVYNGRNAASIAVAAHECGHALQHKVGYNLLKIRNRLIFILNFSSKFTNITIMAGLTIFYNSGGKDSLILQLGIALFFLIVFFYFLTLPIEFDASNRALKWIKKKNIVNYQEYNKAKESLNWAAMTYVISALGSLAQLIYFLSFFFTGINKKDDK
- a CDS encoding 30S ribosomal protein THX; translated protein: MGKGDKKTKRGKIKNKTYGNLRPNPKNIRKKKKKN